Proteins encoded by one window of Acidobacteriota bacterium:
- the metG gene encoding methionine--tRNA ligase, translating into MDTFYITTPLYYVNARPHLGHTYTTLVADCLSRYKRMQGCDVCFLTGTDEHGQNIERAAATHRVSPEVLADRNAGAYRKLWSRFGVDYDCFIRTTSKSHYAAATEVFQRAFDNGFIYKGEYSGWYCIPCNLFAPEAESAPDCDVCQRPTERVTEESYFFKLSAFQKQLLDHYEKHPEFINPPSRRNEVIRFVSDGLKDLSVSRTSVKWGIPVPVADNHVIYVWFDALVGYLSGIGFGNSKEQDQFRKYWPAQVQLVGKDIIRFHTVYWPAFLSAAGLPLPERVHAHGWWLKDEAKMSKSRGNVINPHLLLNHFGPDAVRYFLLREIPFGADGNFSYQAMIQRTNSDLANDLGNLVSRTLALISRNFGDTVPPPSAEPSSLEDELKKHAVATIEAYQGHMDRLAFSRALEAVWELLSRTNKYINVCAPWTLAGDEAQRPRLATILHTCAEVVRIVTVLLAPVLPASCLKVWKQLGQREALNLQRLDRLQWSRELSGNKLGEITAVFPRLDRKAVLDSLFDSGGGQKQSTVSRDKKKPSPVRKEAAQGPASAKTSAPSPADGKTISIEDFVKVDLRVGQVVEAEKVKGADRLLRLSVDLGRETRQIVAGIAHAYPAESLVGKKIIVVANLQPRKLRGLESNGMLLAASVGKEDRPVLATFLEEVPNGARLK; encoded by the coding sequence TCACCGGCACCGATGAGCATGGCCAGAACATCGAGCGAGCCGCCGCAACCCACCGGGTGTCGCCTGAGGTGCTGGCCGATCGCAACGCGGGAGCCTATCGAAAGTTGTGGTCGCGATTCGGGGTGGATTACGATTGTTTCATTCGGACCACCAGCAAGAGCCACTACGCTGCGGCAACCGAGGTGTTTCAGCGCGCCTTCGACAACGGTTTCATTTACAAGGGCGAGTATTCGGGCTGGTACTGCATTCCCTGCAACCTGTTTGCCCCCGAAGCGGAATCGGCTCCCGACTGCGACGTCTGCCAGCGCCCTACCGAGCGCGTCACCGAGGAGAGCTATTTCTTCAAGCTGTCTGCCTTTCAGAAGCAGCTTCTGGATCACTACGAAAAACACCCCGAGTTCATCAACCCGCCCTCTCGTCGCAACGAAGTGATTCGCTTCGTCAGCGATGGCCTCAAGGACCTGTCCGTCAGTCGGACCTCGGTCAAGTGGGGCATTCCCGTTCCCGTCGCCGACAACCACGTGATCTACGTCTGGTTTGACGCCCTGGTGGGGTACCTCTCGGGAATCGGATTCGGGAACAGCAAGGAGCAGGACCAGTTCCGCAAGTACTGGCCGGCCCAGGTTCAATTGGTAGGAAAGGACATCATTCGCTTTCACACCGTCTATTGGCCGGCCTTCCTGTCGGCAGCCGGCCTCCCGCTTCCCGAACGTGTCCATGCCCACGGCTGGTGGCTCAAGGACGAAGCGAAGATGTCCAAGTCTCGCGGCAACGTCATCAATCCCCATCTGCTGCTCAATCATTTCGGTCCGGATGCGGTCCGGTATTTTCTGCTGCGAGAGATCCCCTTTGGAGCTGACGGCAACTTTTCCTACCAGGCCATGATTCAGAGGACCAACAGCGATCTGGCCAACGATTTGGGCAACCTGGTCTCCCGGACCTTGGCTCTGATCTCCAGGAATTTCGGCGACACCGTTCCGCCCCCCTCTGCTGAGCCTTCGTCGCTGGAGGACGAACTGAAGAAACATGCCGTGGCCACCATTGAGGCCTATCAAGGCCATATGGACCGGTTGGCCTTCAGCAGAGCCCTGGAGGCGGTTTGGGAATTGCTTTCCCGCACCAACAAGTACATCAATGTGTGCGCTCCCTGGACCTTGGCGGGAGACGAGGCCCAGCGGCCCCGCCTGGCGACCATTCTCCATACCTGTGCCGAAGTGGTCCGGATCGTCACTGTCCTGCTGGCTCCGGTGTTGCCGGCCAGTTGCCTCAAGGTCTGGAAACAGTTGGGGCAACGGGAAGCGTTGAACCTTCAACGGCTGGACCGGTTGCAATGGAGCCGGGAGTTGTCGGGAAACAAGTTGGGTGAAATCACGGCCGTTTTCCCGCGCCTGGACAGGAAGGCTGTGCTGGACTCGCTTTTCGACTCCGGCGGCGGGCAGAAGCAGTCCACTGTCAGCCGGGACAAGAAAAAGCCTTCGCCGGTCCGAAAGGAGGCCGCACAGGGGCCGGCTTCCGCCAAGACTTCGGCTCCGTCACCCGCCGACGGCAAGACCATCTCCATTGAAGACTTTGTCAAGGTCGATCTGCGGGTGGGCCAGGTGGTTGAGGCCGAAAAGGTCAAGGGCGCCGACCGCCTCCTGCGGCTGAGCGTGGATCTGGGACGGGAAACCCGTCAGATTGTGGCTGGAATCGCCCACGCCTATCCCGCCGAGAGTCTGGTTGGAAAGAAGATCATAGTGGTGGCCAACCTGCAGCCGCGCAAGCTGCGGGGACTGGAATCCAACGGAATGCTGCTGGCGGCGTCGGTAGGAAAGGAAGACAGACCGGTGTTGGCAACCTTTCTGGAGGAGGTTCCCAACGGGGCTCGCCTGAAATAG